Proteins from a single region of Candidatus Scalindua japonica:
- a CDS encoding Hsp20/alpha crystallin family protein, producing the protein MLTEKDKKYYHVERSYGSFYRSLQIPCEVEQDAVKASFKKGVLKITLPKSAKAQENVRKIEVKGE; encoded by the coding sequence ATTTTAACAGAAAAGGATAAAAAGTATTACCATGTAGAACGGAGTTATGGATCTTTTTATCGTTCCCTGCAGATACCCTGTGAGGTCGAACAGGACGCGGTGAAGGCGTCATTTAAGAAGGGAGTTCTCAAGATAACTCTACCTAAGAGCGCAAAAGCTCAGGAAAATGTGCGTAAGATTGAAGTAAAAGGT